A single region of the Zootoca vivipara chromosome 2, rZooViv1.1, whole genome shotgun sequence genome encodes:
- the LOC118081327 gene encoding zinc finger protein 501-like: MAAAVLPRGDAGGHVEGMLAEGEQSEVSPKGSKEEEEQRNLGVQDGGSRQEGRRKHKPEGDSGTSQGGGNQIHREEKKHECTVCGKRLGSCSALILHQRIHTGEKPYKCLECGKSFRDSGNLTSHQRTHTGEKPYTCLECGKNFTQRGTLTSHQITHTGEKPYTCSECGKNFSRSSHLTSHQRSHTGEKPYTCSDCGMSFNQSSHLKSHQRIHTGEKPHTCLECGKSFTRKKGLTRHQQTHQGSKSYECWECGKSFSRINSLFQHQRIHIGEKQYTCLECGKSFSHSWSLALHQRLHTGEKPYKCLECGKSFSQSGTLTNHRITHTGEKPYKCLECGKSFYRSYELTSHQRTHTGEKPYTCLECGKSFRFSSHLTRHQRTHTGRKY; this comes from the exons ATGGCGGCGGCTGTCCTTCCTCGCGGAGACGCTGGAG GACATGTCGAAGGGATGCTGGCAGAAGGAGAACAATCAGAAGTGTCACCAAAAGGatccaaagaggaggaggagcaaaggaaTCTGGGGGTTCAAGATGGAGGCAGCAGGCAAGAGGGGAGACGAAAGCACAAGCCGGAGGGTGACTCCGGTACGTCTCAGGGTGGTGGTAATCAAATtcacagagaggagaaaaagcatGAATGTACAGTGTGTGGAAAGAGATTGGGTAGTTGCTCAGCTCTTATTTTACATCAAAGAatacacacaggagagaaaccgtataaatgtttggagtgtggaaagagcttccgtgatAGTGGTAACCTTACCtcgcatcaaagaactcatacaggggagaaaccgtatacatgtttagagtgtggaaagaacttcactcAAAGAGGTACCCTAACCTCGCATCAAataactcatacaggggagaaaccgtatacatgttcagagtgtggaaagaacttcagtaggAGTAGTCACCTTACCTCACATCAAAGatctcatacaggggagaaaccgtatacgtGTTCAGACTGTGGAATGAGCTTCAATCAGAGTAGCCACCTTAAGTcacatcaacgaattcatacaggggagaaaccgcatacgtgtttggagtgtggaaagagcttcactcgcaAAAAAGGGCTTACTAGACATCAACAAACTCATCAAGGGAGCAAATCTTATGAATGCTGGGAATGTGGCAAGAGCTTCAGTCGCATCAACTCCCTTTTtcagcatcaaagaattcatatagGGGAGAAACAATAtacatgtttggagtgtggaaaaagtttCAGCCACAGTTGGAGCCTTGCCTTGCATCAAAGAttgcacacaggagagaaaccttataaatgtttggagtgtggcaagagcttcagccagagtggTACCCTTACTAACCACCGAAtaactcatacaggagagaaaccttataaatgtttggagtgtggcaAGAGCTTCTATCGCAGTTACGAACTCACGtcgcatcaaagaactcatacaggagagaaaccgtatacgtgtttggagtgtggaaagagctttaggtTCAGTAGTCACCTTACTAGAcaccaaagaactcatacagggagGAAATATTAG
- the LOC132591355 gene encoding zinc finger protein 883-like produces MLAEGEQSEVSPKGSTEDEEEQSNLRVQDGGSRQEGRRKQKPEGDSGTSQGGENQIHREEKKHVCTVCGKRLGSRSALTLHQRLHTGEKPYICSECGKSFSHSSGLTSHQRTHTGEKPYKCLDCGKSFSHSSVFILHQRTHTGEKPYKCSECGKSFRQSGGLTSHQRTHTGDKPYTCSECGKNFSRTTSLTTHQRSHTGEKPYTCSDCGMSFSHSSQHKSHQRIYTGEKPYTCLECGKSFTRSNALTRHQQTHRGSKPYKCWECGKSFSRFDSLSSHQRIHIGEKRYTCLECGNSFSHSCSLTLHQRLHTGEKPYKCLECGKSFCRGSQLTLHQRTHTGEKPYTCLEYGKSFSCSSSLKSHQRTHTGEKPYTCSECGMSFSCSSSLKSHQRTHTGEKPYTCSECGKSFSCSSGLTLHQRTHTGEKPYTCSECGKSFSCGSSLTLHQRTHTGEKPYTCLECGKSFRCSSHLTRHQITHKGRKS; encoded by the coding sequence ATGCTAGCAGAAGGGGAGCAATCAGAAGTGTCACCAAAAGGATCCacagaggatgaggaggagcaaaGTAATCTGAGGGTTCAAGATGGAGGCAGCAGGCAAGAGGGGAGGCGAAAGCAAAAGCCGGAGGGTGACTCCGGGACGTCTCAGGGTGGTGAGAATCAAATtcacagagaggagaaaaagcatGTATGCACCGTGTGTGGAAAGAGATTGGGTAGTCGCTCAGCTCTTACCTTGCATCAAAGActacacacaggagagaaaccatatatatgttctgagtgtggaaagagcttcagtcacagtagtGGCCTTACATCGCATcaacgaactcatacaggggagaaaccttacaaATGtttggactgtggaaagagcttcagtcacagtagtGTCTTTATCttgcatcaaagaactcatacaggggagaaaccatataaatgttcagagtgtggaaagagcttcagacagAGTGGTGGTCTTACTtcgcatcaaagaactcatacaggagaCAAACCTTatacatgttcagagtgtggaaagaacttcagtcggACTACTTCCCTTACCACGCATCAAAGATcgcatacaggggagaaaccgtatacatgttcagactgtggaatgagcttcagtcacagtagcCAGCATAAGTCACACCAACGGATttatacaggggagaaaccgtatacgtgtttggagtgtggaaagagcttcactcgcaGCAATGCACTTACTAGACATCAACAAACTCATCGAGGCAGCAAACCTTATAAATGCTGGGAATGTGGCAAGAGCTTCAGTCGCTTTGACTCCCTTTCctcgcatcaaagaattcatatagGGGAGAAACGATAtacatgtttggagtgtggaaatagTTTCAGCCACAGTTGCAGCCTTACCTTGCATCAAAGActgcacacaggagagaaaccttataaatgtttggagtgtggaaagagcttctgccGCGGTAGCCAACTGACAttgcatcaaagaactcatacaggagagaaaccgtatacatgtttGGAgtatggaaaaagcttcagttgcAGTAGCTCCCTTAAGtctcatcaaagaactcatacaggagagaaaccatatacatGTTCGGagtgtggaatgagcttcagtTGCAGTAGCTCCCTTAAGtcgcatcaaagaactcatacaggagagaaaccatatacatgttcggaatgtggaaaaagcttcagttgcAGTAGCGGCCTTACGttgcatcaaagaactcatacaggagagaaaccgtatacatgttcggagtgtggaaaaagcttcagttgcGGTAGCTCCCTTACGttgcatcaaagaactcatacaggagagaaaccatatacatgtttggagtgtggaaagagcttcaggtgCAGTAGTCACCTTACTAGACACCAAATAACTCATAAAGGGAGGAAATCTTAG